Genomic DNA from Fibrobacter sp.:
TCTGCCCCCAGCAAGCAATAATTTGCAAGGCTCCGCTTCCTGCGGGGCCTTCTTTTTACCGCGAAAACCAAACGCAAAAAGGACCGCTTTTAAGCGGTCCTTTTTACATGGCCAGCCGCAAGCAATGCGGCCCGTCCGGCAACTAACCTTCGGCCAAGGCGTCCTTGTATTCGTCGACGGTTGCGATGTATTCGTCGATCATGTCTTCCTTGGAATCCAGGTAGGCAAGAATCTGTTCCAGATGTTCCTTCTGGAACACGGCCTTCAGCTGGCGGGAAGCGTGACCACGATAACCCCATTCCTTGAGGATTTCGTCGGTTACAACAAAGGAATCATTCATGGAAACGAAGCGCATGGGGCCATAGACAGCCCAGTTGTGTTCCATCTGCATGCATTCCGGTTCTTCCAGTTCCGGATTTGCCATGTAGCGCTGGATGTGACGGGTACGGACATCCTTGATCTTGTCGATACGCATGTAACCCATGATCAGGTACTTGTTGCGCATTTCGGAATCGCTCAAGCCTTCGTAGCGGGTTCCGAACAAAATATAGCGGCTCTTTGCCTTGAGGATAGCATTCACTGCCTTAACATTGTAGCAGCTCATGAGACCATAGGTGCTGGTTTCGTAGTTGGGTTCATAAAGGAACCCCTTGCCATTTTCGTTCAACTGGTCACGTACAGGCATTTCGGACTGATGGCTAGTTTCCACATAAAGGAGGCTACCGGCGGCGTTGCCACGGTAATCCTGCCAACCATCAAGATTAATCTGAGTCTTCGGCATTTTTTATTATTCCACTCGATTAAGTTAAACTTAGACAACCCCGAACCAAGGTCCGGAGTCGCCCCTAATTAAAGCTATCTTAAGCAGACCGTGATACCCGGTCCGCCCTTTTCTTACACGCAAGATACAATTTACTGATTAAAAAGTCAACGACTCTGCGGAAATATCACGCATTCCAAACAAAAATGCGCCTTTTTCGAAGAATTTCGCAGTATCCGTGGTCAAAAAACTGGTTTTTCCATTTTTTGTAAGGCGGCATTCCATCTCCGGATGGCGGCGCAAATAGTCCACCGTCTTGTCTGCAACGATGTCGCCCTGGAACACCAGGTTTACCCCCTGAGGCAGAGCCCCGCGGATTTCCTTTTCCAGAAGGGGATAGTGGGTACAGGCCAAGAGTACCGTATCAATTTCAGGGTCTTCCGCCATCAAGGAGTCCACTTCCTTCTGAACAAAGAAACGGCTTCCTTCGGTCCCCCGTTCACCGTACTCCACCAGAGGTACCCACATAGGGCAAGCATGTTGCGTCACCTTAAGTTCTGGGTAGAAATGCTCAATTTCAAGCAGGTAGCTTCCCGACGAAACTGTACCCGCCGTAGCAAAGACCCCCACATGGCCGGTCTTGCTGAACTTGCCAATTTCCTCGGCAGTGGGGCGAATAATACCCAACACCCTGCGGTCTGGGAACTCGAAGGGCAAAACATCCTGCTGGATGCTTCTTAGGGCTCGGGCCGATGCCGTATTGCAGGCCAGAATGACCAGAGGGCATCCCCTGGAAAAAAGTTCGCGTACAGCCTGGAGCGTATAGCGGTAGATAGTCTCATAACTACGGGAACCATAGGGAGCCCTAGCGTTGTCACCCAGATACATATAGTCGTATTCCGGGAGGACCCTTTGCAGGTCCTTCAAAATAGTCAAGCCACCGAAGCCCGAATCAAAGACACCGATCATAGCACCTTCACCATCATGTCGCGAACCATGGGAGCCAAATCCTGCTTAGGATCCAGATTGGGATTTTCCTTAAGCATGGCAGAGACATCAATAGGATCTAACAAGGTAACATGAACCTTGCAAGGCTTGGTATCCTTACGAGCTTCCCATACGGCAGCGGTTCCCCTAATGACAACCGGAAGCACGATGCCGTTATTTTCGTAGGCAAACCGGAAGGCGCCACTCTTAAAGGGACCCATCTTTCCATCCTTGCTACGGGTTCCCTCGGGGAAGATGAATACCTTAGGGGCAGTCTTGGATTCAGAAATCACCTTACGTACAGAGGCGGCTGCACCGCCACGGGTACGGTTCACCAGAATGCAGCCAATCTGCTTCATCCAGAAATTCAGGAAGGGCACCTTGCCCAGGGATTCCTTCGCCACAAAGCCGATTGTTCTCTGAATTGCCAGGAACACCACCGGAATATCCGAGAAGGAACTATGGTTACCAACTACAAAGACCGGGCGGGACCAATCAACCTTGCCAAGGACGGCCTGGTTATCAATGGTCAAGTCTACGCGAAGCATCTTCATGCAAAAGGCGGCAAAGAACTGGACACGAACATCAATCCAAGTTGTAAGATCCTTTCCGTGAATCATGCGGGCAAAGGGCGCGCGAATCATCTGGAAGCACATGTAACCCAGCACGATAAACACAACGTAGAATCTGAAGATAATCAAAGGCATATAAAAATCCGAGTAAGGCTTTTCCTTGGGAAGAAAACGGGACCGTTTCAGTTTGCGGAGTCGCCCCTTCCAAAATCTTTTTTTGCAATATAACAAAATAAGAACAGCCTCCGCCCTGGTCACCCCCACGTAATACAGCCTACGTTCCTCCTCCATCTGAAGCTTACGCTGTTTTCTTGATCCAAGACATTCTCCCGGTGTAAGTTTCTCAGACATTCCTGCGTAATAGACCACCGCATACTGCAACCCCTTGGAAGCATGAACGGTCTCCACATGAACGCCATCTTCCACACCCTCCCCCGCCACCGGAATTCCATAATCCTTCAACGCCTCCTCATAATAGAGACGTTGTCGATTGTACCGCACAAGAATCGCAAAATTCTCCCATTTCAGGTCGTAACCTTCCCGAAACTCCTTGATGGAAGACACCACCCTGACCATTTCCTCCACAGGGTTTTCCGAAGTCCAAATTTCAGGACGACGATTTTCCTGATAAACGGGATTACCCTTCGACCCTTTGGGATTACCCGCACGCAGAACTTTTCGCAAGTGAATCGGCTTATTCGTAAAGATTCCATTGGCCAGCTGCAGAACATTGGGCACAGAACGATAGTTCCATTCCAGACGGATCAACGTACTCTGTTTAAAATCTTCGCGGAACCTGTTGATGTTTCCAATGTCCGCCCCTCGAAAACCATAGATGGCCTGGTCATCGTCACCCACAACAAACAGCTGGTTCCTATCCCCAAGAATATTTTTCACCAAACGATACTGGGTAGGATTGATATCCTGGTATTCATCCACAAGGATTTCTTCCCAAAGACCGCGGAAATAATCCCTAGCCACAGGAAACTCTTCCATCAGGCGGATCGCCAAATAAATCAAATCCTCAAAAACAACCTGCCCCGTTCGCAAGACTTCCTTCCGTAAAGGCTCCAGCTTCGCTTGCATCAGGGAACTGTACCCGTAGGCAAAAAGATTTTCCCTGGACAGTCGTCCCGATTTTAATTTCAGTTTCGACAACTTCTGCAAAAATTCCCGGTCAGAGGAGTCCGTCGGTGATGGAATTTTTTCAAAGCCAAGCATTTCATAGGCAGGCACAAGAGCGCCTCCATCGCAGGGAACCTTGCACTTAAGCATATACAAAGCGAGAGAGTGGAAGGTACACAGCCTCACCCCTGCATTAGGGAACAGCGCCTGGACACGTTCCCGCATTTCTGCAGCAGCCTTCGCTGTAAAAGTCAAGGCAAGAATCTTGTCGGGAATAACACCGCACAAAATGCGATACTGAATCCGCTTCGTCAGCACCGATGTTTTTCCGGAGCCGGCGCCTGCCAGAATTAAAAGTTGGGCACCAACGTTATGATCATGTAAGACAGCGGCTCTCTGGTCGGAGTTCAATCCGGCCAAAATGCTTTCGGCATCCATAGATGTTCCTAAGGGAATGGTTCACTACCGCAACGCCGGCGGAAGAAACCTTATCTAGAAACGGACTGGACTTAGGCGGCCCAGCCGACCGCATTAATCTTTTTTCTTGCTATCGCCAAGCAGGAAGACAAAGGCGCCAAACAAGCTAAGAACAAGACTTACAAAATAAGCCAATAGCTGAATGACGACAGATTCCAGGCTTGCAACCCCAGCCTTTGCAAACAGGGACTGGGCCAAAAGTTCGCGAGGGCCAAAGCCACCGATGGATATAGGCAAGGCACTGACAATGGCCACCAACGGGATGTAATAGAAATACCAAGAAATGGAAAGATCGACACCAACCGCAATACCGCAAAAACAATGAACTAAAATTCGAAGGCCCTGGGTAAAGGCAGAAAGAATACTGATAAACACCCAGAGCTTAACGGAACGGAACTGCTGAAAGCGCTGGAACATATGGATCAGTCGACCATTCACTTTCTCGGGGAATACCTTTGCCAAAACCTTACAAAGAAGGTTGCCAAGACGACGACTGAACAGGGAGGCAAACAGTCCGCAGAAACCCAGGAAGATCCAGAAGGACGGCCACATGAAAGCGCGCTGCGCCTCATCATGCATAAAGAACAGTAAGCCCATAGCCAGGGCAAACAGCGTAATAAAGAACAAACCAAAAAGACGGTCAAAGAACGTGGCTGTAAGGCCCGCTCCCACAGAATCCTGCCCACCCTGCATTCGGATGTCGTAGACCTTCTTTGCATCACCGCCCACATTGCCAGGCATGAAGTTGTTAAAGAATAGGCCTACGTAATACAGCTTTAGCAAGCGACTGTAGGACAAGTGAACGTTCTGTTTTTCTAGAAGCAACTTCCACTGAAGACAGGCCGTAAAGTTGGAGGCACCAAGGCAAACCAAGGCCAACAGCAACGGAAGCAGGCTCTTGCTGTCAAACAGGTGGTAAAGGTCATCTACACTCCAGTCCGGAGCCATCACAATATTACGATACACAAAGTAGGCGGGAACAAGAGTCACCACCAACTTGAGGCAAAACACCAGGAACGATTTCAGAGAATCATTCCTCATCTACGTTTTCCTCGACCTGATGTTCAATCAGGGAATCCTGAAGCATGTTGAGGGTCAGTTCCGCAGCAGTCTCCCAACGGAATTCATCGGCATAAGCCTTCGCCGCAGAAGCAAGACGAGTACGCAAGTCATCGTTACAATAAATGCGGTCCATCTCGGAAGCGCAGGCGCTGGCATCACCCGCCTGGAACAGTAGGCCAGTTTCACCATTACGAACGCTATCCCTAAGTCCCGGAACATCGGACGCAATCGTAGTCGTACCAAGTTTGGCGGCCTCAACCACAGTCAAGCCCCAGCCTTCCTTGTAGCTGGTCTGAAGCAAGGCAACCGCGCCAGCCAGAAGTTCGCGCTTTCGTTCGGCACTGACAAAGCCCAACAGTTCAACCTGGTTAGAAAGCCCCCGCTGTTTCAGCCAAGCAGGAATCTTCTTCAGCAAAGGGCCATCTCCAGCCACCATAAGTTTTACATCGGGATGGCTCTTGGCGAATTCCTCAAAGGCTTCCAGCGCGGTCCAGACACCTTTGTACTTATGGACTCTGGAAAGCCACAGGAAGTAAGGCAGCCCGGAATACATTTCCAACGGACTTCCATCTGCAGACAAATCAACCCTGCAGTCGTCAGAACCATTGTAGATAACAGCAATGCGGTCTTCCTCAATGCCAAGCTCAGACAGTTCACGCTTGGTACTGGGGCTTACCACAATGAAATTTTCTTTGCGATACACCCAGGGAATAATCCGTTCAAAGAACCACACCACGGCAGCCACCGGGAAGGACGCCTCATGGAAAATGGAGGTTCTCCACAGATGATGCATCTGCACGATGACCGGCTTCTTGATCAAGTAAGGCGTAAAGAGCGGCAGCTTGTTCAAGTCCTCAAGGACCACGTCGAAGTTGAATTCCTTGTCCAGCTTTCGAATATTCATGGCAACGGTCAACTGGAAAAGAAGGTCTCCACCCTTGCGGACAACCTGGATTCCATCAACCATTTCTCGTTCCTTGCACCCGGCAAAGGCCGTGGTCAGTAGAACAACCTGATGGCCAGCGGCGGCTATCAAGGAGAATATTCTATGCAAATGTTTCTCGGCACCACCGGCAGCGGGGTGCAATCGATCGCGGTAATTTACAACAAGTATGTTCAATTCTTACGACTTAGGGCTTTCGACCCAAGACTCCAATGCAAAGCTGAGTGTAATGCATAATAGGACGTGTCGCCAAAGAATCCAGGAAGGATTCCTTCAGCTTGTGGTAGACAGTCCCCTGGAGCGGATACTTGGGAAGTTCGATTCCAACCTTGAAGCCCACTTCGCGAAGCATTCGGTAGTAAAGGTTGGGACGCATCCAGTCGCCGTATGTATAAACGGTTTCAAAGCCAGCGGTGGTCATAAGCTTTTTAAGCTGAGGCATGGTAAACTGTGTTTCCCAGCCAGCAAACCACTTGTCCATTGCAATCAGGATATGCTTGATTACCGTGTAGGGATGAACCGTCTGAGGAACATCGCAAAGGCAGTGGCCACCGTGTTTTAAAATTCTGTAGTTTTCCTGAATCAAGGGAAGGGGATCCTTAAAATGTTCCGCCAGGCCCTGATGGAAAACAAGGTCAAAGGTTTCGTCGGGGAAAGGCGCCTTAAAGGCATCACCACGGACAAGGTGCAGATTTTCCTGAATGTTTTCCTTTTCGCGAAGGGAGTTCACAATCTTCAGGCTGTTTTCGGCAAAGTCCAGAACATAGACTTCGGCACCAAGGCGTGCAAGTTCCGCACTGTCTCGGCCAGTGCCCGCACCAACTTCAAGAACCTTCAATCCCTTCAAGTCAAAATTTTTCTTGATTGCTTCCAGCACAGACGGAGACGAGGGATACACCTTGTCCATATCGTTCTTGCGCTTCCAAAACTTATTCCAAACGGACTGATCGGGCTCTTTAATCGACATAACGGCGAAAATATATCAAAAACGAAAGGCACTCATGATCTCAGCACTCATTTTGTCAACAATTGTTGCGTCTGCACGAAGTATTGACATCAAAAAAGTCACAAAAGCTATACAAAACAAGTCAAATTTCAATAAAAATGACAAATATGTTTAAAATTATAGACAATTTACTATTTTTATGACAAAATTTCACAAAAAGGACACGATTTTTAAGCAAGAAAAGCAAAAACTCGCCACAGTGCGTTAAAATTTTACACTATTGGCACGCAACTTGCTTTAAAAAAAGCGATATTATAGGAGTAAGGTTTTTAAAATGCATATTGATTCTACAGACACCACTCTTAAAAGATACCTAGAAGATATTCGCCGTACCGCTCCTCTTTCTCGTGAAGAAGAACAGATCCTCTTCCAGAAGGCAAAGGAAGGCGATAAAATCGCTCGCAAGAAACTTATCTCCGCTAACATGCGTTTCGTATTGAAGGTTGCCATTCAATATCGTGGCTGCCCCATTCCTCTGCCGGACCTAGTCAGCGAAGGCGCTATGGGCCTTGTCCGCGCAATCGAATCCTTCGAACACACCCGTGGTCTTAAGTTCATCTCTTATGGTGTATGGTGGATCAAGGCTTACATCACCCGCGCAATCAACGAACAGGGCAACCTCATTCGTCTTCCGGCAAACCAGCACCTCCGCGTGCGTAAGGCTTTGCACGAACAGTCCCGCGGTAAGGAAATCAACGAAGAAATCCGTGAACTTATCCAGATTGGCCAGCGCGGCGTTTCCTTCGACAGCCCCCTTAAGGCAGACTCCAAGGCTACCTACGCCGAAGTCCTCCCCGATAGCGGCGCATCCAACCCCGAAGCCGAATCTGAAATCCAGAGCGTCGAGGCTCTCGCCCGCGACCTCATGGAACAGCTGCCGGAACGCGAAGCAAAGGTCATTACAGGCATCTTCGGCATCAACCAGGAAGCTCCTCAGACCCTTCGTGAAGTGGGCGAATCCATGAACATCTCCCACGAACGTGTTCGTCAGCTGCGCGACCAGGCCCTCCGCCGTATTCGCAAGTACAACAGCAAGGAATTCCTCCAGGAAAAGAAGGACGCATTCTTGGCTGCCATCAACAAATAATGACATAAGCCCGCAGCACTCTGCGGGTTTTCTTTTTACGCAAAAAGGTTCCGCATCGCGGAACCTTTCTTGCATTTTCATAAACCGTTTTTATTTCTTCTTGGACTTTTTGCGGCGAACGCCCCACTTATCCTTTATTTCTTCTTCGATCTTACGGTTTTCGTAACGAACGATCATTTTGAACTGCACGTTATATACACCAGTGCCAACGAAACGGCCCTTATGGTCCTTGAAGTTCCAGTTCACAAAGACCTTCTGATCTGTTTCCAGGCAATTCCCACCAAACTTGGGGCTGTTACAAGGTACCGTGATAATGGTATCGTTCACATACTGGCCCAGATGATCAAAGTAGTTCACGATGAAGGAAATAAACACTTCCTCCGGTTTCAAGGAATCCAGGACCGACGGGTCATAGGAACCATCTGCAGCGACCTGGGCATGATCGATAAGTTGTGGCACGAATCGTTCACCCAGCTGAACCAACTGACCAAGGGCTCCTTCCTTTTCCATATCTTCCTTTGTTGTTGTCCCAGGAACATAGCGGATATTAACAGAGCTTACCGTCTGCAGAGTGTAGGTCTTGTTGCTATCCTGGTCCACAATTCTATCGCTATTGGCGTCAAACTCGCCCATGTTGGTGGATTCCACCAGGTGATTCAGCAAACCACCAATAATAACAGACTGGGGATTTTCGCCTGCAATGTTTCCATAGTTGTCGCGGATCTCATCCTTGGCGCCACGCTTCACAACCAGGGAATCGCCAGGCAGGATTGTCGCCACGTCACCATCTATAATAAGCTTGGCAGAATATCCATCTGCTGACCAGTCAATCCTCTTGGGATCAAGATCGAAGATTTCCTTGCCATGAATATAAGAGAAGTAATCATCACCCTTAAGATTCTTGGTCATCACAGGTTCGGAGAAGAAGATCGTCAATGTATCCGCCTTCTTACCGTAACTAAGAGTAGCCCTAGAGACCACAGGAGACATTCTGTCGACCAAGGGCGCAGTTTCTTCACTTACAAAGGTTTCTCCGAAAATCTTATAGTAAGTGTATACATTGGCCTGAGGCAGATCTTCACTGATGCTGGTCACGCCTTCAGCCAATCTTGTTGGAGAAACAACGTTCCAAATAACCCTGGTAGAATCCTTGGGGTCAATAGTCAAGTCAGCAGGTTGAGCCTGAAGCTGGATAAGCATTCCGCGGAAGCTATACCAAGGATAGGTCATATGCAGCGTTCCCTCGATATCTTTCGCTGTCAGCTTAGAATCAAATACCGACACAATCTGGTCAAGGGTTCCATCGCCATCAGTATCCCAATATTCCACGTTAACCACAGAGGGGAACCTGTCTACCACAGTAACAGCAACTTCACGTTCATATTCGTCGGAAGTAATCAGAGGAAGACTTTCGAAGACTACACCCGGATAGAGAGACACACTATCTTTCATGTTTCCCTTAAGGCCAAACTTCTTGCCCGTTAGGATAATGATATCCCTGGTCGGCATATAAACTCGTTTAATCTGGTCCAATTCAAAGCCATAGCGTTCTGCTTCCTGCTTAAGCATGACCAGCATTTCAGGAGAGCCTACATCGGCAGGAATCAAGTCAATATTAAACTGAATGAACAAGGAATCGAGTCCATCGCTATTTCGAATTGCGTAGGCATTCTTGATAACATTGCTGCCCACTTCTACAAGGGGAGATTCTCGATAGTATACGGCTCCGCTACCACTCTTGTCACCGTAGGCAATTATAGCCTTTGCTCCATCAGGCAATTCCCCTACGTTGGGAAGGTTCAAATTTGAGGCATCGACAAGAATGCGATCGCTGGAAGAATTCATCTTTGGCTTCTTGCAGTCTAGAGTATCCTTGCCTATCACAAGCTTTACACCTTCCAGGTAATAAGACGGAGAAAGAGGATCCTTCAAAAGGATTTCCACATAGTCAAGTTGTCCATCTCCGCTGGCATCCTTGATATACCCCACACGAGAATCCGGAATGGGGTCGTAGAAGTTGATGTTATCGATAATGGCCATCTGTCCATCACCGTAAACCCTAATGGAGCCACCTTCTACCACCTGATCTGCAGTCACATAGATGACGACACTGCCGTCAGAGCCGATTGTCAAGATTTGATTTTTCGATCCATCACCGGGATTCACCACATCTACGCGACCATCCGTTTTCAAGGTAAGGGAATCCGCATTACCAAAGAGTTCCTTAACCTTATCCTTATCAAGAACAATGGCCACAACTTGGCCCACCTTGGCAGAATCCAAACCGGAATTGTAACGCAGATCCAACTCAATACCGGAAGGATCATCCGTTAGCAAATAGCTGTTTCCATCAATAATCACAATATTGGGATTCTTTGGATCCGGATCAACAGGGGTCAGGACAACAACCTTATTAACCAGGGAGTCTCCTTTTTCAAAGTCGTCGGC
This window encodes:
- the murI gene encoding glutamate racemase; this encodes MIGVFDSGFGGLTILKDLQRVLPEYDYMYLGDNARAPYGSRSYETIYRYTLQAVRELFSRGCPLVILACNTASARALRSIQQDVLPFEFPDRRVLGIIRPTAEEIGKFSKTGHVGVFATAGTVSSGSYLLEIEHFYPELKVTQHACPMWVPLVEYGERGTEGSRFFVQKEVDSLMAEDPEIDTVLLACTHYPLLEKEIRGALPQGVNLVFQGDIVADKTVDYLRRHPEMECRLTKNGKTSFLTTDTAKFFEKGAFLFGMRDISAESLTF
- a CDS encoding UvrD-helicase domain-containing protein, yielding MDAESILAGLNSDQRAAVLHDHNVGAQLLILAGAGSGKTSVLTKRIQYRILCGVIPDKILALTFTAKAAAEMRERVQALFPNAGVRLCTFHSLALYMLKCKVPCDGGALVPAYEMLGFEKIPSPTDSSDREFLQKLSKLKLKSGRLSRENLFAYGYSSLMQAKLEPLRKEVLRTGQVVFEDLIYLAIRLMEEFPVARDYFRGLWEEILVDEYQDINPTQYRLVKNILGDRNQLFVVGDDDQAIYGFRGADIGNINRFREDFKQSTLIRLEWNYRSVPNVLQLANGIFTNKPIHLRKVLRAGNPKGSKGNPVYQENRRPEIWTSENPVEEMVRVVSSIKEFREGYDLKWENFAILVRYNRQRLYYEEALKDYGIPVAGEGVEDGVHVETVHASKGLQYAVVYYAGMSEKLTPGECLGSRKQRKLQMEEERRLYYVGVTRAEAVLILLYCKKRFWKGRLRKLKRSRFLPKEKPYSDFYMPLIIFRFYVVFIVLGYMCFQMIRAPFARMIHGKDLTTWIDVRVQFFAAFCMKMLRVDLTIDNQAVLGKVDWSRPVFVVGNHSSFSDIPVVFLAIQRTIGFVAKESLGKVPFLNFWMKQIGCILVNRTRGGAAASVRKVISESKTAPKVFIFPEGTRSKDGKMGPFKSGAFRFAYENNGIVLPVVIRGTAAVWEARKDTKPCKVHVTLLDPIDVSAMLKENPNLDPKQDLAPMVRDMMVKVL
- a CDS encoding flippase-like domain-containing protein; translated protein: MRNDSLKSFLVFCLKLVVTLVPAYFVYRNIVMAPDWSVDDLYHLFDSKSLLPLLLALVCLGASNFTACLQWKLLLEKQNVHLSYSRLLKLYYVGLFFNNFMPGNVGGDAKKVYDIRMQGGQDSVGAGLTATFFDRLFGLFFITLFALAMGLLFFMHDEAQRAFMWPSFWIFLGFCGLFASLFSRRLGNLLCKVLAKVFPEKVNGRLIHMFQRFQQFRSVKLWVFISILSAFTQGLRILVHCFCGIAVGVDLSISWYFYYIPLVAIVSALPISIGGFGPRELLAQSLFAKAGVASLESVVIQLLAYFVSLVLSLFGAFVFLLGDSKKKD
- a CDS encoding glycosyltransferase family 4 protein; this translates as MNILVVNYRDRLHPAAGGAEKHLHRIFSLIAAAGHQVVLLTTAFAGCKEREMVDGIQVVRKGGDLLFQLTVAMNIRKLDKEFNFDVVLEDLNKLPLFTPYLIKKPVIVQMHHLWRTSIFHEASFPVAAVVWFFERIIPWVYRKENFIVVSPSTKRELSELGIEEDRIAVIYNGSDDCRVDLSADGSPLEMYSGLPYFLWLSRVHKYKGVWTALEAFEEFAKSHPDVKLMVAGDGPLLKKIPAWLKQRGLSNQVELLGFVSAERKRELLAGAVALLQTSYKEGWGLTVVEAAKLGTTTIASDVPGLRDSVRNGETGLLFQAGDASACASEMDRIYCNDDLRTRLASAAKAYADEFRWETAAELTLNMLQDSLIEHQVEENVDEE
- a CDS encoding class I SAM-dependent methyltransferase produces the protein MSIKEPDQSVWNKFWKRKNDMDKVYPSSPSVLEAIKKNFDLKGLKVLEVGAGTGRDSAELARLGAEVYVLDFAENSLKIVNSLREKENIQENLHLVRGDAFKAPFPDETFDLVFHQGLAEHFKDPLPLIQENYRILKHGGHCLCDVPQTVHPYTVIKHILIAMDKWFAGWETQFTMPQLKKLMTTAGFETVYTYGDWMRPNLYYRMLREVGFKVGIELPKYPLQGTVYHKLKESFLDSLATRPIMHYTQLCIGVLGRKP
- a CDS encoding RNA polymerase sigma factor RpoD/SigA → MHIDSTDTTLKRYLEDIRRTAPLSREEEQILFQKAKEGDKIARKKLISANMRFVLKVAIQYRGCPIPLPDLVSEGAMGLVRAIESFEHTRGLKFISYGVWWIKAYITRAINEQGNLIRLPANQHLRVRKALHEQSRGKEINEEIRELIQIGQRGVSFDSPLKADSKATYAEVLPDSGASNPEAESEIQSVEALARDLMEQLPEREAKVITGIFGINQEAPQTLREVGESMNISHERVRQLRDQALRRIRKYNSKEFLQEKKDAFLAAINK